CGGTGGGCAGCCTGGGGTAGGTGTTGAACTCCACCGTGAGGACGGGGTACATGGTGCGCGCGGGGTCGGTGACGTTCTCGAACCGGCGCCAGCCGTCGCGGTCGCCTTCGTCGGCCGAGCGCAACCCCAGCGTGAACGCGGCCCAGCCCTCGGCGGCGGCCGTCGTGGCGATCGAGGTGGCGTTCCACTCGGTGCGGACCGGGTTGCTGCAGACGTCCTCGTGGCCGTGCGCGCGGGTCGCGGTCGCGACGTGCGTGCGCATCGTCGGACCCGGCCAGCCGTTCTCGGGCCGGATGCCGTCGGTGAACCACAGCTGGACGCCCGGGCCGTACGACGGGAGGTCGCAGTCCCAGTTCGGCGAATGGACCTGCCGGTGGGCGAAGGTCGCGGAGATGATCTGCTTGCCGGCCAAGCCGCGGTAGTCGACGGCGTAGAAGACCCGCGACACCTTGTTCTGCGAGGTCCAGCCGTCATAGCCGACGCGGGCTTCCTCCGTCGCGCTGTTGTAGAACTTGTAGCCGTTCGACCAGACCATGTGCCAGTACTGGTGGTAGCGCGACGCCGAGGGGTCGATGACCACCGGGAACACGGTCCCGGGGTCGGTGAGCAGGGTCTGGTCCGGCGTGATGGTCAGCGTGTCGTCCTGGACCTCGATCGGCATGACGGCGGAGGCCTCGCCCTCGCCGCGGCCCACCACGTTGGCCGACGGCGGCTCGGGGGCCGGCATCGCCTCGACGGAACCGTCCGTCGTCCGCATCAGCTGTCCGGCCATCGCCGCCGGCTCGGGAGCGGACTCCCACATCCGCGGCACCGGCACGGTGAAGGCCGGCTTGCCGTCGGCACGGTTGATCATCAGCCCGCCGGCGTCGTCCGGGGTGGGCTGCAGGCCGGTGCTGGTCTGCAGCGGGAAACCGATCTCAGCCAGTTCCGGGTTGGCCGCCGCCTCCGGCGTCTTCACGACGAGGTACTGGCTGAAGCCGCTCAGACCGGCCTCGACCACCAGGTCCACACCGGGGAGGACCTCGGGATAGGTGGCCGTGGGGCCGTCGAGCACCGGTTCGGGCAGCGCACCCTGCCAGCCCAGCGACATCCACTCGCTGCCCTCGGCGATGCGGACCAGTGGGGTGTCCGCGCCGCCGCCGGAGAGCACGACCTCGGTCGGTGTCGCGACGGTGGCGACGGTGCCGTCGGGCTGCTCGACCAACGTGGGGTCGACGCCCTGCCAGTCGCCGGCGTCGCCGCGGACCCGGACCGGGACCGGCGACAGCTCGGCCGTCTGCGTCCCGTCCGGGTTGACGAAGTAGGTGTTCCGATCGGTGCGGGCCTCCTCGATCTCGACCCGCTCACCGGACTCGGCGGCCTCCGCCAGGGCGGCCTCCGTCGCGGCGCCGATCCGCAGCGCCAGGTCCGGCCCGGTCTTCGGCCCTGGATCGGCCGGTTCGGCCTCTGGTCCGAGCACCGGTTCCGGTGGCGCGGTGGCTTCCACCGCGGCGGCCGGATCCGGCCCCGGGAAGCCGCCGACGACCAGTGCGCTCAGCGCCGCGACTACGGCTGCATTGACACCAAGGACCCGAGCAGACAGCAACGAACGCCCCACCCTGCACACCCCGCCCCATACATAACGACGATCCGCCCAAAACGCCGGTTATGGAGGCAAATCGTGTCGGTCGGGAGCGCTTGGCGTCAAGGGTTCTACGTAGGCAAGAGGCAAATAGGTGGAAAACACTCAAACTTGAGCCGTGGGGACGCAAGTGCACACCAGCGGCGCGCCACCTCGCGCCTCGTGCCGCAGGCTAGGGGAGCAGCGACGATCCGGGTGGCGGCGGGAGCGCGTGAGCGTCGGTGCCGCGGCCGCGGACCGGGTTCTCGTCGCCACCGGAGATGGCGAAGCGGTAGAGCGCCCACGCCAGCACCGCGCCGAGGATCGGGCCGGCCAGCCAAGCGGCCGCGCCACCCCATTCGCCGCTGATGACGGCGGGGCCGAACCCGCGGGCCGGGTTCAGGGCACCACCCGTGAGCGGGGCGATCGCGAAGAAGCCGGCGGTCACGGTGATGCCGATGGCCATCGGGTAGACCGACGGCGCCGCGCGGCGGTCCACCACCGTGCCGAAGATGACCAGGACGAGGATCATCGTCGCCACGGCCTCGGCGAGGATCGCGCCGCCCACGCTGACGTCGTCGGCAATCACGGGGGTGCCCGCGGTGACGACCTCGCTGTCCGTGATCAGCCGGACGGTGAGCGCTCCCGCCGCGGCGCCGAGGAACTGCGCGATCCAGTACGCCACGGCGGCCAGGAAGTCGATCTGCTTGGAGAGCAGGTAAGCGAGAGTGATGGCCGGGTTGAAGTGCCCGCCGGAGACGTGGCCGAGGGCCGCCACCAGGGCGGCGGTCGCGAAACCGTAGGTCAGCGCTGCGGGGATGAGACCCGGGCCGATCGTGACCACGACGACCGTGAGAGCGATCAGCAGGAACGCCCCGAACGCCTCAGCGATGACGTTGCGACTCAGGTTGTCCATGCGGCCCTCTTCCTCGGTTCGGCGCTCGAATCGTACCCAGCCGGGCGACGTCAGCGCATGACCTCCATCAGCGCCTCATCCAGCCGCGGCGTGAGCGTCGAGACGTAGGTGGCGGTGAGGTGCGACCCCCGCCGATAGACCAGGACATTACCGATCACAGCGGGGCAAGTGTCGCGCGGGCAGATGTAATCGCGCAGGTCGACCGCGGACACGCCGTCGGCTCGCTCCAGCGCCGGTAGCTGGGCCGCGCCGCCGCCGATCTGCTCTCGGTCCGCACGGGAGAACGTGCACTCACTGAGTTCGTCCGGATGTTCGGCGACGCATTCCATGACGTCCAAGGAAGGATTCGGATTGTCGAGCATCACGACGACCTGACGCCCGGCCTCCTCGAGGCCCTCCCACACCCCGACCAGGTCGTCGACCATAGCGTCGTTCTCTTCCGCGTCGGATGCGTCGGGGCCGAGGTAGGACTGCGACGCGACCTGGGACGTCAGCACGTAGTCGATGGAGTCGTCGTCGCGCAATGCCTCGTATCGCGACTCGTTGTATTGCGTGCAGTCCTTGTTGACATCGTCCTCGAACCGCACGTCGCCGCTGATCATCGGGCAACCGCTCTTGAGATAGGTGACGATGCGCCACCCACGTTCCTCGGCGATGCGCTGGAAAGCGGTGAGCCATTGGTGCATCTTCGAGTCGCCGACGATCGCCACCGTCGTATCGGCGCCGGCCGGCCCGAACGTGCAACTCTCGAGTTCGGTGCCTTCGATGTCGCTGATGCACAGCTCACCGTCGAGGCGCGCGACGTCGTCGGGGGCTTCCAGCGCGGTCGGCGTGATGAACTCCACCGAGTCGACCACCTCGCCGTCGGGATCCTCGTCGGGGTCCTCGTCCAGCACGGCGGCGCCTTGCGCCTGTGAGGTCACCGCGTACGACGGCGGCGCCGGGACGGACTGCGAGACGACGAGGGCGGCGGCCACGCCGATCGCCGTGCACCCCAGGCCGAGGACCGCGGCCCAGCCGGGCAGCCGGACCAGCAGCTTCGCGTGGTGGATGGGCGCCTCGACCAGCCGGTACGTCAGCCAGGCCGGGACGACGGAGAAGCCGACCACCATCACGCCGGTGGTCACCGGCAGCGTGCCGTCGTCACCGCCCCACATCACGGCGGCCGCTATGAGCAGCGGCCAGTGCCAGAGGTAGAGCGAGTAGGACAGGGTGCCGATGTCGCGCATGACGGGCGTGTCGAGCACGAGGTCCGCCATGGTGCGGCGGCCGACGGTCCCGGCGGCGATGACCGCGGCGGCGCCGAGCGTCGGCAGCAGCGCTGCGGTGCCCGGGAACGGCGTCGTCGAGTCGTAGGTCAGCACCGCGACGGCGATCGCCGCGAGGCCGCCGACGCCGAGCGCGTGCGCCCAGGCGACGGGCAACCGGGGCAGCCGGTGCGCGACGATGGCGAGCGCGGCGCCGACGGCGAGCTCCCACAGCCGGGTGGTCGACACGAAGTAGGCCGGCCCGGGGCTGGTCTCGGTGAGATAGATCGACCAGATCAGGGACGGGATGCCGATGACGGCGATGCCGCCCATGAGCACGCGGGTGATGGAGAGCCGGAACCGCCGCTGCAGCCAGAGCAGCACGAGGATCAGCAGCGGCCAGACGACGTAGAACTGCTCCTCCACGGCCAGCGACCAGAAGTGCTGGACGGGGCTGGGCGCGTCGTCGCTGGCGAGGTAGTTCACCGATTCGTCGGCGAGTCGCCAGTTGACCACATAGAGGGCGCTCGTCGCGATGTCCCAGGCGATGGCCGGCCACCGGGTGACCGGCAGGACGATCAACGTGATCGCCGCGACCGCACCGAGGACGACGGCGGTTGCGGGCAGCAGCCGCCGGGCGCGCCGTGCCCAGAACCGGGTGAGGCTGAGCCTGCCGGTGCGCCCGATCTCGCGGTCGATGAGGCCGGTGATGAGGAAGCCGGAGATGACGAAGAAGACGTCGACTCCGACGAAGCCTCCGGACATGAACGGAAGGCCGGCGTGGAACCCCAGCACGGCCAGCACGGCGACGGCGCGCAGCCCCTGGATGTCGCCCCGGAACCGCTGGGCGTCCACGGGGCGGCGGGTCGCCGCGCGGGCGCGCGGCCGCTCCGACGCCGAGGTCGGCGGCGGCGGCGGTACCGGCGGCACAGCGGTGGCTGAGGACTGGTGCATCGGGTTCGAGGGCTCTCCGGGTGATCAACGACGCGACTCTGCATTGCCACAGACCGCGACAGTCTAGACGAGGTGACGGGAGTGACCGCCGAGCCGCGGAGCGGAGGCAGCGCCGCTGCTAGCATTTCAGGCCTTCTACGCCGTGATTTCTGGAACGACCGAGATGAGGTCATGGATGTCGGACGCACCGATCGAGGTGCAGGACCTCCCCGCGGCGCCGGCCGCCGAGATCCCGTACGCCGAGGAATTCGGTCACCTGCTCTACGCACGCGGATTCCTGCTCACGCCGTTCGAGGCGACGGCGCCGGCCGGCCACTGGCGCCGGGTCCGGCTCGGCGCGTGGCACCTCACGTACGACCCGCGTAACGCTCTGACCGTGGCGACCGCACCCGGCGGGGTCTGGGTGGCCCTGCTCGGCCGCGCCCTGGACCTGAACGAACTCGCCGCTGGGCGCTCGGCCGTCGCGCGATCGTTGCTGCAGGCCCGGTTGCGCGGCCGGCTCGCCTATCTGGAGGCCGTCGACGACCTCGTCGGGCGCTATCTGGTGATCGACGGTGACCACACCGGCACGCGGCTGTCGTCCGACGCCACCGCGATGCGCAGCGTCTTCTACGCCGCAGCACCGCTGCCGCAGGTGATCGCCGGCCATGCGCAACTCGTCGCCGACGTGGCGGGCGCCGGCCGGAGCGCGTTCGCCGCCGCGGGCTGGCTGACCGAGCACGGCGCCTACTGCCTACCGGGCCGGGCGACCCCGTTCGCGGACGTCGTCCAGCTGACCCCGAACACCGAGCTGGAGTTGGAGACCCGCGGCGTCCATCGGGTCTATCCGAGGGACGCGCCGACGCCGGTGAGTGCCGATGACGCCGTCGAGGAACTGCGCGTGCTGCTGCGGAGCCAGGTCGAGGAGCTGGCCACCAGGACGCCGTTGATGACCTCTCTGACCGCCGGGCAGGACAGCCGGACGACGCTCGCCGTGACGCGCTCGGTGCACGAGTCCGTCCGGTACTTCACCTACAGCCTCCGGTACGGTGCA
This Jiangella alba DNA region includes the following protein-coding sequences:
- a CDS encoding MIP/aquaporin family protein — encoded protein: MDNLSRNVIAEAFGAFLLIALTVVVVTIGPGLIPAALTYGFATAALVAALGHVSGGHFNPAITLAYLLSKQIDFLAAVAYWIAQFLGAAAGALTVRLITDSEVVTAGTPVIADDVSVGGAILAEAVATMILVLVIFGTVVDRRAAPSVYPMAIGITVTAGFFAIAPLTGGALNPARGFGPAVISGEWGGAAAWLAGPILGAVLAWALYRFAISGGDENPVRGRGTDAHALPPPPGSSLLP
- a CDS encoding acyltransferase family protein, which codes for MDAQRFRGDIQGLRAVAVLAVLGFHAGLPFMSGGFVGVDVFFVISGFLITGLIDREIGRTGRLSLTRFWARRARRLLPATAVVLGAVAAITLIVLPVTRWPAIAWDIATSALYVVNWRLADESVNYLASDDAPSPVQHFWSLAVEEQFYVVWPLLILVLLWLQRRFRLSITRVLMGGIAVIGIPSLIWSIYLTETSPGPAYFVSTTRLWELAVGAALAIVAHRLPRLPVAWAHALGVGGLAAIAVAVLTYDSTTPFPGTAALLPTLGAAAVIAAGTVGRRTMADLVLDTPVMRDIGTLSYSLYLWHWPLLIAAAVMWGGDDGTLPVTTGVMVVGFSVVPAWLTYRLVEAPIHHAKLLVRLPGWAAVLGLGCTAIGVAAALVVSQSVPAPPSYAVTSQAQGAAVLDEDPDEDPDGEVVDSVEFITPTALEAPDDVARLDGELCISDIEGTELESCTFGPAGADTTVAIVGDSKMHQWLTAFQRIAEERGWRIVTYLKSGCPMISGDVRFEDDVNKDCTQYNESRYEALRDDDSIDYVLTSQVASQSYLGPDASDAEENDAMVDDLVGVWEGLEEAGRQVVVMLDNPNPSLDVMECVAEHPDELSECTFSRADREQIGGGAAQLPALERADGVSAVDLRDYICPRDTCPAVIGNVLVYRRGSHLTATYVSTLTPRLDEALMEVMR